One Methylosarcina fibrata AML-C10 DNA segment encodes these proteins:
- the sbcB gene encoding exodeoxyribonuclease I, protein MAEKELYWHDYETFGTDPQRDRPAQFAGVRTDENLQQIDDPLVVYLKPSEDTLPHPDACLITGILPQLAEAKGLCEAEFIRLIHQQIAQANTCTLGYNTLRFDDELTRNCLYRNFYDPYAREWQNGNSRWDLIDVVRAARALRPDGIEWPTNEQGVPSFRLDQLTVANGIAHQSAHDALSDVYATIAFAKLLSQAQPRLFRFLWQNRLKNAALGLLKPGRFEPLVHVSGRYPAAKSCLALVVPLCSHPVNGNGILVYDLSVDPEPLLELSPEEIRRRLFTASQDLPEGIARIPLKTVHVNKCPVLAPLSVIRPADAERLELDLGTCFVHLDKIKSATGLSEKLTVVFTGKSDFPLDSDPDLSIYSGGFFCDADKKTMAFIRTLPPDRLAKMQFRFTDSRLPEMLFRYRARNYPDSLTGEESAQWKGFCLRRLTGREPGASITFRDYFRRLRELDSEGQADKEMIRSLKSYGLEKMRWLGLDEAELSYCDEQTT, encoded by the coding sequence ATGGCCGAAAAGGAGTTGTACTGGCACGACTACGAAACGTTCGGCACGGATCCGCAGCGCGATCGGCCTGCGCAATTTGCGGGCGTGCGCACCGATGAAAATCTGCAACAAATTGACGATCCTCTGGTGGTTTACCTCAAACCCTCGGAAGACACGCTTCCTCATCCCGATGCTTGCCTGATCACCGGCATCCTTCCGCAACTGGCCGAAGCCAAAGGCCTCTGCGAAGCGGAGTTTATCCGTCTCATCCATCAACAAATCGCCCAGGCCAATACCTGTACGCTGGGTTACAACACGCTGCGCTTTGATGACGAACTGACTCGCAATTGCCTTTATCGAAATTTTTATGATCCCTATGCCCGAGAATGGCAAAACGGTAATTCCCGCTGGGATTTGATCGATGTAGTCCGGGCCGCCAGGGCGCTGCGCCCCGACGGCATTGAGTGGCCCACTAATGAACAGGGCGTTCCCAGTTTCCGCCTCGACCAATTGACGGTCGCCAACGGCATTGCCCATCAGTCCGCGCACGACGCGCTCTCCGACGTGTATGCGACCATTGCTTTTGCCAAACTGTTGAGCCAGGCTCAGCCCAGGCTCTTCCGGTTCCTCTGGCAAAACCGCCTCAAGAACGCAGCGCTCGGCTTGTTGAAACCGGGCCGTTTCGAACCGCTGGTTCATGTCTCCGGCAGATACCCGGCCGCGAAATCCTGCCTGGCTCTGGTAGTGCCTCTTTGTTCTCATCCGGTAAACGGCAACGGCATTCTCGTCTACGATTTGTCGGTCGATCCCGAACCCCTGCTGGAACTGTCTCCGGAAGAAATACGCCGGCGGCTTTTTACGGCAAGCCAGGATTTGCCGGAAGGCATTGCCCGAATCCCGTTGAAAACGGTACACGTTAATAAATGCCCTGTGCTGGCGCCGCTTTCGGTCATTCGGCCCGCCGATGCGGAGCGCCTTGAGCTGGATTTGGGCACGTGTTTCGTTCATCTCGACAAAATAAAATCGGCTACGGGATTGTCCGAAAAACTAACGGTCGTATTTACCGGGAAAAGCGATTTTCCGTTAGACTCCGATCCCGATCTGTCGATCTACAGCGGCGGATTTTTTTGCGATGCCGACAAGAAAACCATGGCCTTCATACGCACGTTGCCGCCCGACCGTCTGGCCAAAATGCAATTCCGGTTCACCGATTCCCGCCTGCCCGAAATGCTGTTTCGCTATCGGGCGCGCAACTACCCCGACTCTCTCACTGGCGAAGAAAGCGCCCAATGGAAAGGTTTTTGCCTGCGCCGTCTGACCGGTCGGGAACCCGGCGCGAGCATTACTTTCCGCGATTACTTCAGACGGCTGCGGGAGCTTGACAGCGAAGGGCAGGCCGATAAGGAAATGATCCGGTCTTTGAAAAGCTACGGACTGGAGAAAATGCGTTGGTTGGGCCTGGACGAAGCGGAACTTTCTTACTGCGATGAGCAGACGACCTGA
- a CDS encoding CBS domain-containing protein produces MLTKITVGDYMTRRLVTLTKDTNVFDAIKKLMDHKITCAPVVDDRGQLQGMFSETDGMNVFLESVYNQGMSGKVGDYMTVDIITVTPETSIVDLAKKFQESSVRSFPVFEDTELVGIISRTDLLKALAKLN; encoded by the coding sequence ATGCTGACAAAAATTACCGTAGGGGATTATATGACCCGAAGACTGGTGACTCTGACCAAGGACACCAACGTCTTCGATGCCATCAAAAAATTAATGGACCATAAAATCACCTGTGCCCCGGTCGTCGACGACCGAGGCCAACTGCAAGGCATGTTTTCGGAAACGGACGGCATGAATGTGTTCCTGGAAAGCGTTTACAATCAGGGAATGAGCGGAAAAGTGGGTGATTACATGACCGTCGACATCATCACGGTGACGCCCGAGACGAGCATTGTCGATCTGGCGAAAAAATTCCAGGAGTCTTCGGTTAGAAGTTTTCCGGTATTCGAAGACACCGAACTGGTCGGCATCATCAGTAGAACCGATCTGCTCAAAGCCTTGGCCAAACTTAATTAA